A section of the Enterobacter sp. C2 genome encodes:
- a CDS encoding GIY-YIG nuclease family protein, protein MLNSAMTPWFLYLIRTADDALYTGITTDVARRFIQHQTGKGAKALRGKGELRLAFSAQVGERSLALRIEYRIKQLTKRQKERLVAGDGSFDTLLAALQPEALKPD, encoded by the coding sequence CTGTTAAATTCTGCTATGACGCCCTGGTTTCTCTATCTTATCCGTACCGCCGATGATGCGCTCTATACCGGCATCACCACCGACGTTGCCCGTCGCTTTATCCAGCATCAGACGGGGAAAGGGGCAAAGGCGCTGCGCGGTAAAGGCGAGCTGCGGCTGGCCTTCTCGGCACAAGTAGGTGAGCGTTCACTAGCGTTGAGAATCGAGTACCGCATTAAGCAGCTAACGAAGCGCCAGAAAGAGCGCCTCGTTGCCGGAGATGGATCGTTTGATACGCTGCTGGCGGCGTTACAGCCCGAGGCGCTTAAACCCGATTGA
- a CDS encoding YhbP family protein, whose product METLTAIHRWLAKQHVVTWCVASEGDLWCANAFYHYDPQKVAFYVMSEDRTRHAQMSGPRAPVAGTVNGQPKTVALIRGVQFKGEIRRLEGAESEAARKRYNRRFPVARALSAPVWEISLDEIKFTDNTLGFGTKLHWLRGSGSQ is encoded by the coding sequence ATGGAAACTCTCACCGCCATTCATCGCTGGCTGGCAAAGCAGCACGTGGTGACATGGTGCGTCGCCAGCGAAGGCGACCTCTGGTGTGCTAACGCCTTCTATCACTACGATCCGCAGAAGGTCGCCTTCTACGTGATGAGTGAAGATCGCACCCGACATGCGCAAATGAGCGGGCCGCGAGCCCCGGTGGCAGGCACGGTTAACGGCCAGCCGAAAACGGTGGCGCTGATCCGTGGTGTACAGTTTAAAGGTGAGATCCGGCGTCTGGAGGGAGCGGAAAGCGAGGCCGCGCGCAAGCGCTATAACCGTCGCTTTCCGGTTGCCAGAGCATTGTCGGCCCCGGTATGGGAGATTTCCCTGGACGAAATTAAGTTTACCGACAATACGCTGGGCTTTGGTACAAAGCTTCACTGGCTACGGGGATCAGGCTCCCAGTAG
- a CDS encoding type 1 glutamine amidotransferase domain-containing protein, which produces MGKKIAVLITDDFEDSEFTSPAEAYRKAGHEVITIEKEAGKTVKGKQGEASITIDKSIDEVSPDEFDALLLPGGHSPDSLRGDERFVSFTRDFVNSGKPVFAICHGPQLLISAEVVRGRKLTAVKPIVIDLKNAGVEFYDQEVVNDNDQLITSRTPDDLPAFNRETLRLLGA; this is translated from the coding sequence ATGGGCAAGAAAATCGCAGTCTTGATCACTGATGACTTTGAAGATTCAGAATTCACTTCCCCGGCCGAGGCATACCGTAAGGCGGGCCACGAGGTGATCACCATTGAGAAAGAAGCCGGAAAAACGGTGAAGGGGAAACAGGGCGAAGCCAGCATCACGATCGATAAATCGATTGATGAGGTATCGCCGGACGAGTTTGATGCCCTTCTGCTGCCAGGCGGCCACTCTCCAGACTCGCTGCGCGGTGACGAGCGTTTTGTCTCCTTTACCCGCGATTTTGTGAACTCCGGTAAGCCGGTATTTGCTATCTGCCACGGTCCACAGCTGCTGATCAGCGCGGAAGTGGTGCGCGGACGCAAGTTAACAGCAGTGAAACCGATCGTTATCGATCTGAAAAACGCTGGCGTAGAGTTCTACGATCAGGAAGTAGTGAATGATAACGATCAGCTGATTACCAGCCGTACGCCAGACGATCTGCCCGCGTTTAACCGGGAGACTCTGCGCCTACTGGGAGCCTGA
- a CDS encoding NAD-dependent epimerase/dehydratase family protein, with product MSQVLITGATGLVGSHLLRMLIQEPRVNYIAAPTRRPLLGMPGVFNPCDRQITDALAQVNAPIDTVFCCLGTTRREAGSKEAFIHADYTLVVDTALAGLRLGAKHMLVVSAMGANAGSPFFYNRVKGKMEEALMAQDWPRLTLARPAMLLGHRAKQRFGESLLGPMMHLLPGRWKSIEARDVARAMLLTAFSPCRERVTILSSEQLHAIAIGEEN from the coding sequence ATGAGTCAGGTACTGATTACCGGAGCCACCGGGCTGGTGGGCTCACACCTGCTGCGTATGCTCATTCAGGAGCCACGGGTTAACTATATTGCCGCCCCGACGCGTCGGCCTCTGCTGGGCATGCCGGGGGTCTTTAACCCCTGCGATCGCCAGATTACTGACGCGCTGGCGCAGGTCAACGCGCCTATCGATACTGTCTTCTGCTGCCTCGGTACAACCCGTCGGGAAGCGGGCAGCAAAGAGGCGTTTATCCACGCCGATTACACCCTGGTGGTGGACACCGCGCTGGCTGGGCTGCGACTCGGGGCGAAGCATATGCTGGTGGTCAGCGCGATGGGAGCCAATGCCGGTTCGCCCTTTTTCTATAACCGGGTGAAGGGCAAGATGGAGGAGGCGTTAATGGCGCAGGATTGGCCGCGCCTGACCCTGGCCCGTCCAGCGATGCTGCTTGGCCATCGGGCAAAACAGCGGTTTGGCGAATCCCTGCTGGGGCCGATGATGCACCTGCTGCCCGGCAGGTGGAAATCCATCGAGGCCCGCGACGTGGCGCGCGCCATGCTGCTGACGGCGTTCTCTCCTTGCCGCGAGAGGGTGACTATTTTGTCCTCCGAGCAGCTGCATGCGATTGCCATTGGAGAGGAGAATTAA
- a CDS encoding permease, translating to MTGQSSSHAAAPVQWWKPALFFLVVIVGLWYVKWQPYYGKAFTAAETHSIGKSILANAEADPLRAALDYAMVYFLAVWKAAVLGVLLGSLVQVLIPRDWLLRTLGQKRVGGTLFGTLFSLPGMMCSCCAAPVTAGLRRQQASMGGALAFWMGNPLLNPATLVFMGFVLGWHFALIRLLAGLAIVPGVALLVQRWVKESDRPSPLPETATAAEPQGGFMARWGRALWTLFWSTIPVYILAVLLLGAARVWLFPHADGAIDNSLMWVVAMAIVGCLFVIPTAAEIPVVQTMMMAGMGMAPALALLITLPAVSLPSLIMLRKSFPAKALWLTGGLVAVSGVIVGDIALL from the coding sequence ATGACTGGTCAGTCTTCATCTCATGCGGCAGCACCTGTCCAATGGTGGAAGCCCGCGCTCTTTTTTCTCGTTGTTATCGTTGGGCTCTGGTATGTGAAATGGCAGCCCTACTACGGTAAAGCCTTTACCGCCGCTGAAACCCACAGCATTGGCAAATCCATTCTTGCTAACGCCGAGGCGGATCCGCTCCGGGCCGCGCTCGACTATGCCATGGTCTACTTCCTCGCCGTCTGGAAAGCGGCGGTGCTGGGCGTGCTCCTCGGCTCGCTGGTGCAGGTGCTTATTCCCCGCGACTGGCTGCTGCGCACCCTGGGCCAGAAGCGCGTGGGCGGCACGCTGTTCGGCACGCTCTTCTCCCTGCCGGGCATGATGTGCTCCTGCTGCGCTGCGCCGGTGACCGCCGGGCTGCGCCGCCAGCAGGCATCGATGGGCGGCGCGCTGGCGTTCTGGATGGGCAATCCGCTGCTTAACCCGGCGACGCTGGTATTTATGGGTTTTGTCCTGGGGTGGCATTTTGCCCTGATTCGTCTGCTGGCCGGTCTGGCGATTGTGCCTGGCGTTGCCCTGCTGGTGCAGCGCTGGGTGAAAGAGAGCGACCGACCGTCGCCCCTGCCTGAGACGGCCACCGCCGCCGAGCCGCAGGGCGGATTTATGGCTCGCTGGGGGCGGGCGCTGTGGACGCTGTTCTGGAGTACTATTCCGGTCTACATTCTGGCCGTGCTGCTGCTGGGTGCGGCGCGGGTCTGGCTCTTCCCTCACGCCGATGGCGCTATCGACAACTCGCTGATGTGGGTCGTGGCGATGGCTATCGTCGGCTGTCTGTTTGTGATCCCAACTGCGGCAGAAATTCCTGTCGTGCAGACCATGATGATGGCCGGGATGGGTATGGCTCCCGCGCTGGCCCTGCTGATTACGCTGCCCGCGGTGAGCCTGCCGTCGCTGATTATGCTGCGCAAATCCTTCCCGGCGAAAGCGCTGTGGCTAACCGGTGGGCTGGTGGCGGTGAGTGGGGTGATTGTGGGGGATATTGCGTTACTGTGA
- the dolP gene encoding division/outer membrane stress-associated lipid-binding lipoprotein, which yields MKAFSPLAVILSALLLQGCVAAAVVGSAAVGTKAATDPRTVGTQVDDGTLELRVNSALAKDEQIKKSARINVTAYQGKVLLVGQAPDTELASRAKQIAMGVDGATEVYNEIRQGQPISLGTASSDTWITTKVRSQLLGSDQVKSSNVKVTTENGEVFLLGLVTEREGRAAADTASRVSGVKHVTTAFTFIK from the coding sequence ATGAAGGCATTTTCGCCCCTTGCGGTAATACTCTCCGCGCTGCTGCTTCAGGGATGTGTCGCAGCGGCCGTGGTTGGCAGCGCTGCCGTAGGCACCAAAGCAGCCACCGATCCGCGTACCGTGGGCACGCAGGTTGATGATGGAACGCTGGAGCTGCGCGTTAACAGCGCGCTGGCTAAAGATGAGCAGATTAAGAAAAGCGCACGCATTAACGTGACCGCTTACCAGGGTAAAGTCCTGCTGGTCGGCCAGGCACCTGATACCGAGCTGGCCTCCCGCGCGAAGCAGATAGCGATGGGCGTCGATGGGGCAACCGAGGTCTATAACGAGATCCGTCAGGGCCAGCCAATCAGTCTGGGCACCGCCTCGTCAGACACCTGGATCACCACCAAAGTCCGCTCCCAGCTGCTGGGTAGCGATCAGGTGAAATCGTCGAACGTGAAAGTAACCACCGAAAACGGCGAGGTGTTCCTGCTGGGGTTGGTAACAGAGCGTGAAGGCCGCGCCGCCGCCGATACCGCCAGCCGCGTGTCCGGCGTCAAGCACGTGACCACGGCGTTTACGTTTATTAAGTAA
- the diaA gene encoding DnaA initiator-associating protein DiaA: MLERIKVCFTESIQTQIAAAEALPDAISRAAMTLVHSLLNGNKILCCGNGTSAANAQHFAASMINRFETERPSLPAIALNTDNVVLTAIANERLHNEIYAKQVRALGHAGDVLLAISARGNSRDIVKAVEAAVTRDMTIVALTGYDGGELAGLLGPQDVEIRIPSHRSARIHEMHMLTVNCLCDLIDNTLFPHQDD; this comes from the coding sequence GTGCTCGAAAGAATTAAAGTCTGCTTTACGGAAAGTATTCAAACCCAGATTGCGGCGGCGGAAGCCCTGCCGGATGCGATCTCCCGTGCAGCCATGACGCTGGTTCACTCCCTGCTTAACGGTAACAAAATCCTCTGCTGTGGCAACGGCACCTCTGCCGCCAACGCCCAGCATTTTGCTGCCAGCATGATCAATCGCTTTGAAACCGAGCGTCCGAGCCTGCCAGCGATTGCACTAAATACCGATAACGTGGTCTTAACCGCGATCGCCAACGAGCGACTGCACAATGAGATCTATGCCAAACAGGTGCGTGCGCTAGGCCATGCCGGTGACGTGCTGCTGGCGATCTCTGCCCGGGGCAATAGCCGGGATATCGTAAAAGCCGTTGAGGCCGCCGTAACGCGCGATATGACCATCGTAGCCCTCACCGGCTACGACGGCGGCGAGCTGGCGGGTTTGTTGGGGCCACAGGATGTCGAAATTCGTATTCCGTCCCACCGCAGCGCACGCATTCACGAGATGCATATGCTGACGGTTAACTGCCTTTGCGATCTGATTGATAACACGCTTTTCCCTCACCAGGATGATTAA
- a CDS encoding YraN family protein translates to MAQIPAGADRPGQLSRKQTGDAWEATARRWLEGKGLRFVAANVRSRGGEIDLIMRQGPTTVFVEVRYRKTARYGGAAASITRSKQLKLLSAARLWLARHNGSFDTVDCRFDVIAFTGNDVEWIQDAFNDHSY, encoded by the coding sequence ATGGCTCAAATACCAGCAGGGGCAGATCGTCCCGGCCAGTTAAGCCGTAAACAGACCGGCGACGCGTGGGAAGCAACGGCGCGCCGCTGGCTGGAGGGCAAAGGACTGCGCTTTGTCGCCGCCAACGTGCGTTCGCGCGGCGGCGAGATTGACCTGATTATGCGTCAGGGCCCCACTACCGTGTTCGTTGAGGTACGCTACCGTAAGACAGCCCGGTACGGCGGCGCAGCGGCCAGCATCACCCGCAGCAAGCAGTTGAAACTCTTATCGGCGGCGCGTTTGTGGCTCGCCCGGCACAATGGGAGTTTTGACACTGTGGATTGCCGGTTCGATGTGATAGCCTTCACCGGAAATGATGTGGAGTGGATACAAGACGCGTTTAACGACCACTCATACTAG
- a CDS encoding penicillin-binding protein activator, which translates to MVQSTFFRLKAARCLPVVLAALLFAGCGTQTPDQSSAHMQGTAQADSGFYLSQMQHSTDDTKTNWQLLAIRALLKEGKSQQAGELFNQLPQELTDTQRKEQSLLAVELKLVQKDFAGAQALLDKLKPADFEGNQLARYWQAQIDASQGRPSLTLLRALIAQEPLLAAKDKQKNIDATWQALSSMTPEQAQALVINADENVLQGWLDLQRVWFDNRTDPNMLKAGISDWQTRYPQNPGAKMLPTALTNVQNFKPASTNKIALLLPLNGQAAVYGRAIQQGFEAAKNGVPAVSGPATPVQVAQAATAGDAEVVSPSQAPVDELTQTQPAAPAEAPVAAPEATQAPAPAEAAAPVETAAPVNAPEAQRQPAATPAAASATANPSADLKIYDTSSQPLDQILNQVQQDGASIVVGPLLKGNVEELMRSHTALNVLALNQPESVESRANICYFALSPEDEARDAARHMWDQGRRAPLLLVPRSALGDRVTTAFAEEWQKLGGGTVLQQKFGSTAELKMGINGGSGIALTGTPVTSSLPQQQGVTIGGLTIPAPPTEAQITGGGNVDAAYILATPNEIALIKPMIAMRTGSHSGAALYASSRSAQGGAGPDFRLEMEGLQFSEIPMLAGSNPALMQQALGSVNNDYSLARLYAMGVDAWALANHFAQMRQVPGFEISGNTGDLSATPDCVINRKLSWLKYQQGQIVPAS; encoded by the coding sequence ATGGTACAGTCAACATTTTTCCGTTTAAAAGCAGCGCGTTGTCTGCCCGTCGTGCTGGCCGCCCTGCTTTTTGCAGGCTGTGGAACACAGACGCCAGACCAGAGCAGCGCCCACATGCAGGGCACGGCGCAGGCGGACTCTGGCTTCTACCTAAGCCAGATGCAGCACAGCACAGATGATACCAAGACCAACTGGCAATTACTCGCCATTCGTGCCCTGCTGAAAGAGGGCAAAAGCCAGCAGGCAGGCGAGCTGTTTAACCAGCTGCCGCAGGAGCTGACCGATACCCAGCGTAAAGAGCAGTCGCTGCTGGCCGTCGAGCTTAAGCTGGTACAGAAGGATTTTGCCGGTGCGCAGGCGCTGCTGGATAAGCTGAAGCCTGCCGATTTCGAGGGTAACCAGCTGGCGCGCTACTGGCAGGCGCAGATTGACGCCAGCCAGGGCCGTCCGTCGCTGACGCTGCTGCGGGCCTTAATCGCCCAGGAGCCACTGCTGGCAGCAAAGGATAAGCAGAAAAATATCGATGCTACCTGGCAAGCGCTCTCTTCCATGACGCCGGAGCAGGCGCAGGCGCTGGTGATCAACGCCGATGAGAACGTGCTGCAGGGCTGGCTCGATCTACAGCGCGTCTGGTTCGATAACCGTACCGATCCGAATATGCTGAAGGCGGGCATCAGCGACTGGCAGACCCGCTATCCGCAAAACCCGGGCGCGAAGATGCTGCCAACGGCGTTAACCAACGTGCAGAATTTTAAACCCGCCTCCACCAACAAAATCGCCCTGCTGCTGCCTCTGAACGGCCAGGCCGCGGTCTACGGTCGTGCTATCCAGCAGGGCTTTGAGGCGGCGAAAAACGGTGTGCCTGCTGTGAGCGGCCCGGCAACGCCGGTTCAGGTTGCCCAGGCGGCGACGGCTGGAGATGCTGAGGTGGTAAGCCCCTCACAGGCGCCGGTGGATGAGCTGACCCAGACGCAGCCTGCTGCACCGGCGGAAGCGCCAGTGGCCGCCCCCGAAGCGACCCAGGCCCCCGCGCCCGCTGAAGCCGCTGCGCCCGTTGAGACCGCTGCGCCCGTGAACGCGCCTGAGGCGCAGAGGCAGCCTGCCGCGACGCCAGCGGCGGCCAGCGCCACGGCGAATCCCTCTGCCGATCTGAAAATTTACGACACCAGTTCGCAGCCGCTTGACCAGATCCTCAACCAGGTCCAGCAGGATGGGGCCAGCATCGTGGTTGGCCCGCTGCTAAAAGGTAACGTTGAAGAGCTGATGCGCAGCCACACCGCCCTTAACGTACTGGCCTTGAACCAGCCGGAGTCGGTAGAGAGCCGGGCGAATATCTGCTACTTCGCCCTCTCGCCGGAAGATGAAGCCCGCGACGCCGCGCGCCACATGTGGGATCAGGGCCGCCGTGCGCCGCTGCTGCTGGTTCCGCGCAGCGCGTTGGGGGATCGGGTGACCACCGCCTTTGCCGAAGAGTGGCAGAAGCTGGGCGGCGGTACCGTGCTGCAGCAGAAGTTTGGCTCCACCGCTGAACTGAAGATGGGCATTAACGGCGGGTCTGGTATTGCCCTGACCGGCACGCCAGTCACCTCCAGCCTGCCGCAGCAGCAAGGCGTGACTATTGGCGGTCTGACCATCCCTGCCCCGCCGACTGAGGCGCAGATCACCGGCGGCGGCAACGTCGATGCGGCCTATATTCTGGCAACGCCGAACGAGATCGCGCTCATCAAGCCGATGATTGCCATGCGTACCGGCAGCCACAGCGGTGCTGCCCTCTACGCCAGCTCACGCAGCGCGCAGGGCGGCGCAGGCCCGGACTTCCGTCTTGAGATGGAGGGGCTCCAGTTTAGCGAGATCCCGATGCTGGCAGGCAGCAACCCTGCGCTGATGCAGCAGGCGCTGGGCAGCGTCAATAACGACTACTCGCTGGCACGCCTGTATGCCATGGGCGTTGACGCCTGGGCGCTGGCTAACCACTTCGCCCAGATGCGCCAGGTTCCCGGCTTTGAGATCAGCGGCAACACGGGCGATCTCTCGGCTACTCCCGACTGCGTGATTAACAGGAAGTTATCATGGCTCAAATACCAGCAGGGGCAGATCGTCCCGGCCAGTTAA